In a genomic window of Streptomyces koelreuteriae:
- a CDS encoding DUF2975 domain-containing protein — MGKLTVSALRAVLAVVLAGTVFVQALMVWALVSGNDPEDGSLPLTPLRVITILGMVSVQVALVCVWRLVTMVRRRTVFSHAAFRYVDLVIGAIVTAALVWFAVTILNAPGQRDDPGVTVIMGGVGVAILGVALIVLVLRMLLAQAVARDAEAAQMRDELDEVI; from the coding sequence GTGGGAAAGCTGACAGTGAGTGCGCTGCGCGCCGTGCTCGCGGTGGTGCTCGCCGGTACCGTGTTCGTACAGGCATTGATGGTGTGGGCATTGGTCAGCGGGAACGACCCGGAGGACGGGTCGCTCCCCCTGACCCCTCTGCGCGTGATCACCATCCTGGGCATGGTGTCGGTCCAGGTCGCCCTGGTCTGCGTATGGCGGCTGGTGACGATGGTGCGGCGCCGAACCGTGTTCTCCCACGCCGCCTTCCGGTACGTGGACCTCGTGATCGGCGCGATCGTGACGGCTGCCCTCGTGTGGTTCGCGGTCACGATCCTCAATGCGCCGGGCCAGCGTGACGACCCGGGCGTCACCGTCATCATGGGCGGGGTGGGCGTGGCCATCCTCGGGGTCGCGCTCATCGTGCTCGTGCTGCGGATGCTGCTCGCCCAGGCCGTCGCGCGCGACGCCGAAGCGGCGCAGATGCGGGACGAGCTGGACGAGGTGATCTGA
- a CDS encoding acyl-CoA dehydrogenase family protein produces MADPLLFNPRTYDPAQFDAETRRLLRATVDWFEDRGKRRLIEDYRSRAWLADFLAFAAKEGLFATFLIPASAAGDKDQRWDTARIAALNEIFGFYGLDYWYAWQVTILGLGPVWQSDNAAARTRAAELLTQGEVFAFGLSEKTHGADIYSTDMLLTPDGNGGFTATGSKYYIGNGNAAGLVSVFGRRTDIEGPDGYVFFAADSRHSAYHLVKNVVDSSKYVSEFRLEDYPVGPDDVLHTGRAAFDAALNTVNVGKFNLCTASIGICEHAMYEAVTHAQNRILYGRPVTAFPHVRRELADAYVRLVGMKLFSDRAVDYFRSASPDDRRYLLFNPMTKMKVTTEGEKVIDLMWDVIAAKGFEKDTYFAQAAVEIRGLPKLEGTVHVNLALILKFMRNHLLNPAEFAPVPTRLDAADDTFLFEQGPARGLGSVRFHDWRPAYDAYAEVPNVARFREQADALCEFVTTAAPDEEQSRDLDLLLAVGQLFALVVHGQLILEQARLTDLDEDVLDELFSVLVRDFSSFAVELHGKDSATVDQQRWALGAVRRPVVDEARSGRVWERVEALSGAYEMAP; encoded by the coding sequence ATGGCCGACCCCCTCCTCTTCAACCCCCGTACGTACGACCCGGCGCAGTTCGACGCCGAGACCCGCAGGTTGCTGCGTGCCACCGTCGACTGGTTCGAGGACCGCGGCAAGCGCCGGCTGATCGAGGACTACCGTTCCCGCGCCTGGCTGGCCGACTTCCTCGCGTTCGCCGCCAAGGAAGGGCTGTTCGCCACCTTCCTCATCCCGGCGTCCGCCGCCGGCGACAAGGACCAGCGCTGGGACACGGCCCGGATCGCCGCCCTCAACGAGATCTTCGGCTTCTACGGTCTCGACTACTGGTACGCGTGGCAGGTGACCATCCTCGGTCTCGGACCGGTCTGGCAGAGCGACAACGCGGCGGCTCGCACCCGCGCCGCGGAACTCCTCACCCAGGGCGAGGTGTTCGCCTTCGGTCTCTCCGAGAAGACCCATGGCGCCGACATCTACTCCACCGACATGCTGCTGACGCCGGACGGCAACGGCGGCTTCACGGCGACGGGCTCCAAGTACTACATCGGCAACGGCAACGCCGCCGGGCTCGTCTCGGTCTTCGGCCGTCGCACCGACATCGAGGGCCCCGACGGCTACGTCTTCTTCGCCGCCGACAGCCGCCACTCGGCGTACCACCTCGTGAAGAACGTCGTCGACTCCTCGAAGTACGTCAGCGAATTCCGCCTCGAGGACTACCCGGTGGGCCCGGACGACGTCCTGCACACGGGCCGCGCCGCCTTCGACGCCGCCCTCAACACCGTCAACGTCGGCAAGTTCAACCTCTGCACCGCCTCGATCGGCATCTGCGAGCACGCGATGTACGAGGCGGTCACCCACGCGCAGAACCGCATCCTGTACGGCCGCCCCGTCACCGCCTTCCCGCACGTGCGCCGCGAGTTGGCCGACGCGTACGTCCGCCTCGTCGGCATGAAGCTCTTCAGCGACCGCGCCGTCGACTACTTCCGCTCCGCCTCGCCGGACGACCGCCGCTACCTGCTCTTCAACCCGATGACGAAGATGAAGGTGACCACGGAGGGCGAGAAGGTCATCGACCTGATGTGGGACGTGATCGCCGCCAAGGGCTTCGAGAAGGACACCTACTTCGCCCAGGCCGCCGTCGAGATCCGGGGACTGCCCAAGCTCGAGGGCACGGTCCACGTCAACCTCGCGCTGATCCTCAAGTTCATGCGCAACCACCTCCTGAACCCCGCCGAGTTCGCGCCCGTACCGACCCGCCTCGACGCGGCCGACGACACCTTCCTCTTCGAACAGGGTCCCGCCCGCGGCCTCGGCTCCGTACGCTTCCACGACTGGCGCCCCGCCTACGACGCATACGCCGAGGTGCCGAACGTCGCCCGCTTCCGCGAGCAGGCCGACGCCCTGTGCGAGTTCGTCACCACCGCGGCCCCCGACGAGGAGCAGAGCCGCGACCTCGACCTTCTGCTCGCCGTCGGCCAACTGTTCGCCCTGGTGGTGCACGGCCAGCTCATCCTGGAGCAGGCCCGCCTGACGGACCTGGACGAGGATGTGCTCGACGAGCTGTTCTCCGTCCTCGTCCGCGACTTCTCCTCCTTCGCCGTCGAACTGCACGGCAAGGACTCCGCCACGGTGGATCAGCAGCGCTGGGCACTCGGTGCGGTCCGGCGTCCCGTCGTCGACGAAGCGCGTTCGGGGCGGGTCTGGGAGCGTGTGGAGGCACTGTCCGGGGCGTACGAGATGGCGCCGTGA